AGAAGACTCCTGTGGAGTGGAGCAGGAACGTGGTTTTGCCTACCGGTGGTGATGCTATGATTGCTGGTGCTGCTGCGGCTCCTGAGAAGGTTGCAGCTGTTGTGGAGAAGGTTGAGGCTGACAATGGAGAAGTGAGCAAGCGTAAGCACAAGCGTGATGATAGCAGCGACAGCCCTGCTCCTGTGTCGACCAAGAAAGCTAAAACCAAAGATGTTGAAGGAGGTGAGGTTGAAGAGAAGGTGAAGTcgtccaagaagaagaaggacaaggctgaggagaaagaagaaaaagaagaagaagccaagtctgagaaaaaggagaagaagaaaaagaaggacaAGGAGGAGGATAAAGAAGAGCTAGCAACGCCAAAGtcagaaaagaagaagaagaagagcaaggaGACAGATGAAGATGAGTCAGCAGCAGAGAAgagtgagaagaagaaaaagaagagcaaGGAGACAGATGAAGCTGCTTCAGCAGAGAAgagtgagaagaagaaaaagaaggagaagaagaagaaaggcaaAGACAGCGAAGATGATGAAGAGTAATAGTTAAGATGAGTTTTGTGTTATAAGTATCTATTCTGGATAAAAGTGAGACAAAAGGCATTTTATGCTTGTATCCAACGTCTCACTTCAGATTAGTTTTGTTtcttagttttttatatttatgtttttccttTAATTTGTAAGGTTCGTTTCACTTAGTTATGGAACTTCAGatggttttggttttttatgttttctaaaattcCGCACTGTGAAACTTCACGAGTTATGATAATTCTAGCAGGTTTATGTATCTTTGTTGTTGGGAGTAGAGAGAAAAAACAATAAGAGACTTGCGTCAAATGCAGCAACTACAGCAAGGGAAAGGAAATGAAGGTAGTAGCAGCTGCTACTGATGATATTCATCAAACTTCTGGTTTGTTATTGTTTCTGTGGTCATCTAAACTCTTGTTATTTGTTTGAACATGTGGAATGGTTGTGTAATTAACTTACAATGAAATTTCTGAAATTATAGGAAACTTGGACTAGCTGTGGAAGGACTCGAACAAGAAGTCATAGGTATGTGACTACACACCAAGAACACAGACTCTTAACTCATGTATggaatgtataaaataaaaggaatgTGGACTTGCTAATCAATTGAGAGCATTGTTGTTTACCAGTTTCTTGGGTTCTTGTCCTCTGTTTGGCAACAAAGATACGACTCAGTCTGTTTGGTTACAGGTTTAAAGTTCTCCTTATTGCCATTGGACCGAGCACGAGAAAAGTCTCCCTGTTATTGCCACTATATAAGCGATGATAAACACGAGGATAATACTTGAAGTTATCTACtaggaaccaaaaaaaagatgtttGAATCCGACGAGCGTTTCAAAAACATAGACTTATTTTGTGCAAAAGATAACTagttttccttcttttttcaCATTTGTCGTGTTCGTAAATTTGGATTCCCAAATATAGAAAGTCCAAAAAGATTAGCGTGCGTCTTACGTCTCCATTTTTGTCTCTTACCAAATGAATCTGAGGAAGTTAAAATTTCCTCTGTTCTTCCCCCTTTTACCACAGATCCAAATGCATCTCTCTCAACACTTTCTTTCTATCATGTCTTATTCTTTTGATTAACCTCTTTGATTTTTGTCTTGCATGCCTTTAGAATCAGGTCTTTGAGTCCCCCTGACCAGACACAATGGATATAAGCAACGAAGCAAACATGGATCCCTTCTCAATAGGACCCACGGGTATCATCGGAAGAACCATTGCCTTCCGGGTCCTGTTCTGCAAATCAACGGCTACGCTCAGACACAAACTGTTAGTGTTCCTCGTGTGTTTCTACGGAAAAGCTAAAGTTATTCTAAAACCGCTTATGTCGTGGTTACATCCAAGGAACCCACAAGGGATCTTGGCTATGGTGACAACGATGGCCTTTATGTTGAATCGCTACACGAGCTTAAAAGCAAAAGCTGAGATGGCTTACAGGAGGAAGTTCTGGAGGAACATGATGACAGCTGCATTGACTCACGAGGAATGGTCTCACGCTGCCAAGATGCTTGATAAAGAGACTCCTAAGGTGAACGAGACCGATCTTTTCGACGTGGAGCTCGTGAGGAACAAGCTCGAGGAGCTTAAGCATAGACGTCATGAGAATTCTCTGAGAGACATTATCTTCTGCATGAGAGCTGATCTTGTTAGAAACCTCGGTAACATGTGTAACCCTGAGCTTCACAAAGGAAGGCTTCAAGTTCCGAGGCTCATCAAAGAGTATATCGATGAGGTCTCTACGCAGCTTAGAATGGTTTGTGATACGGACACGGAAGAGCTTTCTCTCGAGGAGAAACTATCTTTTATGCACGAGACGAGACATGCGTTTGGTAGAACGGCTCTGCTTCTGAGCGGAGGAGCTTCTCTCGGTGCTTTCCATCTCGGTGTGGTGAAGACCCTTGTGGAACACAAGCTGTTGCCGAGGATTATAGCCGGTTCAAGCGTGGGGTCTGTGATGTGTGCGGTCGTTGGGACGAGGTCGTGGCCTGAGTTACAAAGCTTCTTTGAAGGCTCTTGGCACGCGTTGCAGTTCTTTGACCAGATGGGAGGGATCTTCACTATTGCGAAACGTGTTATGACTCAAGGTGCGGTTCATGAGATCAGGCATTTGCAGTGGAAGCTGAGGAACCTCACTAACAATCTCACGTTCCAAGAAGCTTACGACATTACAGGACGTATCCTGGGGATTACAGTTTGTTCGCCGAGGAAGCACGAGCCGCCTAGATGTCTTAACTATCTGACATCTCCTCATGTGGTGATATGGAGTGCAGTGACTGCTTCTTGTGCCTTCCCGGGTCTTTTTGAGGCTCAAGAACTCATGGCTAAAGATAGAACTGGTGAGATTGTTCCGTATCACCCACTCTTCAACATGGATCCTGGAGAGAACTCAGGAGCTTCGGTTAGGCGCTGGAGAGATGGTAGTTTGGAGATGGACTTGCCGATGATACAACTCAAAGAGCTTTTTAATGTTAACCATTTCATTGTGAGTCAAGCTAACCCTCACATCGCACCTTTCTTGAGGATGAAGGAGTTTGTGAGAGCTTGTGGAGGCAGATTTGCAGCAAAGGTATGGTTTGTTTCACAAGTAATAGACAAAAGTTATGATTCATTTCTCGTAAGTCAATCTACTGTTCTACATAGCTTGCTCAACTAATGGAGATGGAAGTGAAGCATAGATGTAATCAAGTGCTAGAGCTCGGGTTGCCTCTGAGAGAAGTAGCGAAGCTATTTGCTCAAGAATGGGAAGGGGATGTCACTATCGTCATGCCAGCCACTATTTCTCAGGTAAGCAAAACAAAATTCACTGTAATCCTGTTCTTGTAATAATTTAAGAATGGGCAAAACTGCAGAATCGAAACCCAAACCGAACAGAAATCAAATGAATCCGaacaaaacccgaaccgaacagAAATCTAATGAATCTGAACAGAACTGGACTGGAcggtttataaattttgaataggtcttgttttacaatattttagGTTTTAGTTTTATCTATGTATCCAGAAAATCccaaaattttcataaattaaaaaaaaggaacattATACCAAACTTGAATTTAATCCAACAAATAACATGAAATtatgaaatatccaaatgagtacaaaataattatttaaaccataaataaataagtgaaataTTCAGTTTAATGTATAATTTGGTATTTgatcataaattttttaatttgtatgtCACTATGTTGTATACATATTTCCTATAAGTTTTTAttcaataattttgaagtttaaaatatttttagatatcgGAACCAAACCCACTAGAATTCAAAATCGAATTTCATCTTAATAGCGCCAAATTTACGCCTCATGTGAGTTTCATGATTAATCATGTCCTGGACTCTTCCCCTGTGTGTTTCATATTGCAGTACTTGAAGATCATACAGAACCCATCAAACGTAGAGATCCAAAAGGCGGCAAACCAAGGAAGGAGATGCACGTGGGAGAAGCTGGCAGTCATCAAAGCAAACTTCGGAATCGAGCTCGCCCTCGACGAGTGCGTCGCCGTCCTCAACCACATGCGCCGCCTCAAACGCACCGCACAAAGAGCAGCAGCCGCCGCCTCCGCCTTATCCTCCTCCTTATCCTCCTCccaccatcaccaccaccatccTCATCCTCTACCCGTGGGACCCACACGGTTCAACGCCTCCAAGAGAATCCCTTCCTGGAACTGCATCGCCCGCGAGAACTCAACCGGTTCCGTCGACGACGACGTCCTCTCCGAAGCCGCCCTGCTCTACCAGCAGCTCGTGGTCAACCGAGGCGGTAACTGCAACGGCTCGCACGACGGAGACTCGCCGGAAGCTGGTGACTGGACGAGGTCCGGCGGACCGTTGATGAGGACCACGTCGGCTCAGATGTTCATGGACTACGTGCAGAATCTTGAAGGTGCTGAACAAGGCGTCGAGTTGAACGGAGACGCTGCTGCGAGGAGCATCACTGTGGCGGAAGGGGATTATCTGCAGACGGGGAGGACGCATAACGGATTCGTGTTGAATCTTGTTAGGGGGGAGAGTTTGAGGAGGAATAATAATCAAGACGTGGAGGATAGGCTAAACGTGGATGAAGCTCCCGAGTGCGTGCAGCTTGATTCGCCCGAGAAGGATATCGATAGAGGCAGCTCGGCGTCTGAAGACGGAGACgcggaggtggtggtggatacGAATGTAAGCCACGAGGAGTGAGAGAATGTTTCCTTCTTTTTGGAAAGGACTATAGGTTGTAAATCTTTTACGGTTACTTTCAAATTTTGTATGTGTACAGTCCTTTGTATTTTgagaaaatgttttatttttagagaCCAAACTTTTTCCTGAATTAATTTTTCactattatacatatttaattgcTCGACCATGATTATCTACCAAATTTTTTATGTATcagattttggaaaaacatCGGTGAAGCAAGCAGAATGGTTTGGATTTAACCTATTGTATGTACACGTTTAGATTGTAGTGAAGTTAACACAATATATATGGTCAGTTTAGTTACAATAAAAAGTGAATTAAATTTTAACACAATACTGATCATTTAATTtgaattgtatatatttataatcatatGTATTTAACttagattaaaatttttgataatagAAATAGTTATACGGCCACTTAAGATCTGCGACTTACGCGTAATGAACATTGTATAtccaaattatttttacatataatatataaaattaaaaattaagtaactatatttattataaaataataaatatacattgaataattGAAAAGTAAATAACTATTacgtatataattaaatttgtacatgcacataaaaaaaaaacagcactgttatttatttacattcattttattaattcaaacaatcattaattttatttaatatggtatataattaagtttaaatgatattaacacatatatatatatatatataaacaaaaaatttgaattattgataacaaaaattttcattattggATGTTTagtagttttttaaaaattatatttaaaaaatcaatgcaaatttaaaatttaaatatcaataTTGTTCACAgctttatatcaaaatatatatatttgttcaaagcaaattttgatattaaaatattttatatggtatgTGGTTTAATTTAgatgatattaatatatgtatatatatcttttaattcTAATAGTTATTAAATGAGACTtcatatttatatgattttttaatccTTTGTCTttcataacaaaaatttaacCGTTGATAATCAAAACTTTCAGTGCGAAACTTTTagtagttttaataatttatagttattttaaaaaatttaaaatataacatataaataaaaatatttttttattatatggttaatatgattgtttaacttattttaataatttaaagttaaacaaaaatgatagaagATAGACAAATTTTTACTAAAACTTTATTATTCAAATTCATTaactattatatatagtttagttACATTATAAAATTCCATGATTTTCATTTaaagaaataatgaaaatattaataattaatttaataaaagtttattataaatttagatagaccaacatataatataattgtGGGATAACACATGaatacttcaaatattttaatgtttctcaaataatatatagggcaattctcttaaataatttattttaagtttttgtcacaaaaatagcccttagaaataaaatgacaaaacccctttttgttttggaaattttaattttaatttttaattttttgaaatttgaaactcCACCACTAAACCCAcctcttaactctaaaccctaaatcttagaTTAGTTAACACAAGGGTTATAAAttcatactagattttgatccgcccttaaaaagggcgggtatattttttgttggaaataatattttatgtaataaaaattatgatttttgataaattatatattttaatttttataaaatttattttaaatttgattatatgacttattttgttattttaaatatgactaaattttagaagactctaaataattctaacccgtaatatgattttatctatttaacccgaagttaaatttattttacactgattttttatttaaataaaatattttatatcttcaacactctctgtattgaaaaaatcatttgtgtgtttcaaaacattttctataactatattaaatttagtttatgtgatttagtttttattttaaatgaagcTATCTTTTAaagagttgagataattcagacccgtattataattttgttgatttaatcatttgttatttcaacttaattttatttttaagtttcatttaataaatgctttcaaataattaataatgtaaaagattttttggaaagatatggtgcaaatatttatgaaacaaaattttcaaaaaggctAAAAATTggattatattaaatattctttaatataattacaaaataatgactttttgATTGATTTCAAACAATGCTGGTAAAATGGTACAtgcaatttttgtaattacttagaaATTTTTGTAatatgctttaatagtatagataatttAAATGGTTACTAAACAGAATCTAAAATTTCAAGTCCATCGATTCAAAAGTTTCAAGCccattttgttttaataatacacTGAACAAAGATATTGGGCTGTCAATTTATTTTAAGACTATGTTGGGCTTTTAATGGCcgaatttcatttttaattgacttattcttgggttcaccctagggggtaaACCcttaggttcaccctagggggtaaactcttaggttcaccaaccaataggatttaagtattttttatttaatatcttttaaaaatgaaaacaaaatcttgttaaattatattatgtttttaaaataaataattaaaaataaataaaaatagtagtaattgaaaaaaagattttttttttaatttttaaaaactatgattcatccaagggtttaaagtttacccaagggttccgggTTTCCCAAGGGTTCCGGGtttcccaagggtttagggtttagggtttagtatttagggtttagggtttagtattttggatttagagttcttattaaaattttttttttgcaactacaactgtttttatttatttttagctatttatttgaaaacataatataatttaacaatattttgttttcttttttaaaatagattaaatatgaaatacttgaattctattggttggtaaACCTAAAtgttcaccttagggggtgaacccaagaataactctttttAATTACACGAtttcatttaaaaagaaaaggaaatggGATGTTTTTGTAATTTCCTTGAAAAGTCAGGGGTATATTCATAAACTGttttctgctttaatagtatagatttatctttaaataacatttcttttgatcatttttctatttgttgggatgctattttgtgacaaaattttaaaaatagttatctAAATGAATTTCtctaatatataagggatatgTATACCAATAAATTGAGGATTGAGTAATCTACTGTTTATATATACGCAAGAATAATTCTATTGTTTTGTGATAAAAGGTTTCattgattacaaaaaaacaaataaattgttgtttttaaccatctacataaatatatgtaactcaCGATCTTCATCAATATATATGACCCTTGTTTGTAGCCTTCTTCTCTTCTCATTTTTTCCACTTTTCATGGAATAAACGCTTACAATTGTTGGCATATACATATTCACAGATAAAAAAGACTACAACAATTAGATCTTGAAGAAATATGTTTATCATAACTACAAAATGATCGTTCTATAAAACCCTAGAAGTGGTGGCcctggtggtgatgatgataaaTTGTTGATGGgccatgatgatgatgatgcaggCTCATTTCATCTCCAAGATCCGGATTTATAGCTCCAAGATTAAGATAAACCAATCTTGAATCCAAACTGCTCCCGCTCGTGTGTTCGTTTTTCATCCTAGGGTAGATCATAGTGTTGTTATCgttattgttatttttgttcCCTTCTTCTCTGGAAATCACCAATGCTGCAGACTGGACCAGCTCAAGACAAAGCCTGAGCTTATTAGGTTCAATGTGCGTCATCAATCCAGGAATTGCCCCCCTAAACAAGAAATCCGACGTTAGGGTTCTAAGGATGTCAAGAGGAGTGATACCATCAACTGTTTGGGCGTTTGGATCAGCATGGTGGTCGAGTAAGACAGACACCATATCCGGAGAGGCCATCTCTGCCGCAATGTGGAGTGCGGTTTTCCTGGTGGGACCTGCCGGATGGTTCACATCGGCTGCTCCAAGCTCAAGAAGTGCCTTCACAACCTCTCTACTACAATTCTCTACCGCGTAAAACAAAGCTAATGACTCGTCTAGATTGAGTCCTTCTCCCATAACCATTAGCTTCACGAGCTCAACATCTGAGGAGTCTAATGCTCGTCTCATCCTCTTGATCTTCTGGTCCTCTCGGCTCAGAGCCGAGGTTAGGTCATGTTGGTGAGGCACTAGCATTAGGGAACATAGAGGTATGGATGATTTGAGACGAAGCTCCTCAACCTTGGCTACGAGTTCGATTGGGAGATGTTTGGCTAGAATCTCTGTTGGAAGACCGGATTTGGCGACTAGGCAAGAGCAAGTCGTCAATAACTGATGCATGTCTTGATTTCTTGAAGCAATTAGCACTTTCATCACGTCTTCAATGGAGGCTTTCTCCACCATGCTTGTCAAATGTTTCTGtgattattaaaaagaaaaaagaaaaggaaatttaaGACAAAGTGTTCAATTTGAAGACACTATCCACCACTTATTTTCTATTTGCATCAATATACATGTGTTCATTGTAAAGGATTACTCAAAGTTAAGAAACTATTCACCAAGGCTTTTCGTTGTATCTAAATCGAAATGAGGAAAGTGGGGTAAGACCATCATACGACAACGACCTAATGATGGCCTATAGAATGataaaatcttttgattttGATCATTGCATTTGTTGAATTTCTGAACGTAAATGGCCGTTCCATACATATATGTCATAGTAAATTCATGCAAAATCGCATAATGATCATGTCAATCCTCTTAACCCAAAAAGATATAATGTCATTTTCTAAATTGTTGGGTTACTAATAAAATCCCTATTATTAGTCAAAGTtactattttcaaatatatatattatatatatatatatatatatatatatatatgagataaTGAGTTTGGATAATGGAAGAAAGAAAACCACAAAAAGTTACTAATTGagtagtttttttctttatgcaACACAACCATCAATTCATACCGACGTTGTCCTGAAATAAAGTATCAGTACGTGAAATGCGAGAAATCTTTAACCTTAGTTATACATGAAATCTATATAATACAAACTCTACTTATCTATTTCTATTCTTATATACGTGTAGCATCACTAGGGTTTCAAATTTTAACTCAACGGAACTGACCCAAACCGAAGCCGAATCAGAACAGTTCATTACCAGGATTAAATATCAAGAATCATTAACCTAACAAAACTTCCTTAATTAATTAGAACCTGAGTAAGCAACGCGAGCTGCTCAACTCCAAAATAACGAGCGGCGGCTAAGATATCTAAGGAGAGATCAACGGCGGCAGTGCACTGCGTGTGCCAACATTCTCTATCTCCACAGTTTGATCTTGACTCGTGCTTATGCGGTACGATTGAGACTTGACCACTGTATAAGAACTGAAGTAGAAGCAAGAAAACTTCGTAACTAACAGAGTTAACAGGTACGACTCCTCCCACTGAGGCCACTCTGGCTCCTGAGCTGAACGGTTGCTGTTTGTGGAGGATCAGATCCGTAGAAAAATTTGCGGAAGAAGAGGCTACGTGCAGCGAGGATGCAGCGGTGACCGTGGACTAGACGACCTTCGACGCTGAAAGTGACGTCAGAGAAAGCTTGACCGTTGATTTAAAGGTTGAGGTAATCTAATGACAGAGATTCCTCGACACTACTAGTCATCGCTGCTgcttattctttctttttttttgtagtataACTTAGGGTTTCAGAGTACTATAAAAATACTCTCCTTTGATTGGTAAGctatagaaaatgaaaaatataatttgttttcttgaaataaaaaatcatgCAAGTGAAAGTGGGTCAAGCTTTTATCTTGAGAAGCtcatggagaagatgaagaagagaggGAGAAAGACTATAGTGTTTGGGAGATTGGTCTTTGTGTATAGATATACagtatagagagagagagagagaaagagacagaGATCTGAATAGGCGGACCAAGGGGTctctaattaa
The sequence above is drawn from the Raphanus sativus cultivar WK10039 chromosome 7, ASM80110v3, whole genome shotgun sequence genome and encodes:
- the LOC108817315 gene encoding triacylglycerol lipase SDP1L, giving the protein MDISNEANMDPFSIGPTGIIGRTIAFRVLFCKSTATLRHKLLVFLVCFYGKAKVILKPLMSWLHPRNPQGILAMVTTMAFMLNRYTSLKAKAEMAYRRKFWRNMMTAALTHEEWSHAAKMLDKETPKVNETDLFDVELVRNKLEELKHRRHENSLRDIIFCMRADLVRNLGNMCNPELHKGRLQVPRLIKEYIDEVSTQLRMVCDTDTEELSLEEKLSFMHETRHAFGRTALLLSGGASLGAFHLGVVKTLVEHKLLPRIIAGSSVGSVMCAVVGTRSWPELQSFFEGSWHALQFFDQMGGIFTIAKRVMTQGAVHEIRHLQWKLRNLTNNLTFQEAYDITGRILGITVCSPRKHEPPRCLNYLTSPHVVIWSAVTASCAFPGLFEAQELMAKDRTGEIVPYHPLFNMDPGENSGASVRRWRDGSLEMDLPMIQLKELFNVNHFIVSQANPHIAPFLRMKEFVRACGGRFAAKLAQLMEMEVKHRCNQVLELGLPLREVAKLFAQEWEGDVTIVMPATISQYLKIIQNPSNVEIQKAANQGRRCTWEKLAVIKANFGIELALDECVAVLNHMRRLKRTAQRAAAAASALSSSLSSSHHHHHHPHPLPVGPTRFNASKRIPSWNCIARENSTGSVDDDVLSEAALLYQQLVVNRGGNCNGSHDGDSPEAGDWTRSGGPLMRTTSAQMFMDYVQNLEGAEQGVELNGDAAARSITVAEGDYLQTGRTHNGFVLNLVRGESLRRNNNQDVEDRLNVDEAPECVQLDSPEKDIDRGSSASEDGDAEVVVDTNVSHEE